TACTGGCAACAGCGCTCCGAATGGTGATGGTGGCGCTATAGCAAATTTTGGCTCAGGTAAAGTTAGCATTACAAATAGTACGTTTACTAACAATAGTGCTCCAAATGGTGTTGGTGGAGCTATATCGAATAGTGATTCTGGTTCTGAAGTTACTGTTACAAATAGTACGTTCTCTGGCAACAGCTCTAATTTCGGTGGGGCTATAGGGAATTTTTCTGGCAGTACAGTCAATATTACAAATAGTACGTTCTCTAACAATAGCGCTACGCGTAATGGTGGTGCTATAACAAATGATGGTACACTTATCGTTATGAGAAGTACGTTTACTAATAACAGTGCTCTTAATGGTGATGGAGGAGCAATATCCAATACTGGAACAGCAACGATTGATAGAAGTACGTTTACTAACAATAGTGCTCCAAATGGTGTTGGTGGAGCTATAAAGAATGCTGGAACAATGACAGTCGATAGAAGTACTTTCAATGGCAACACAGCTACGAGTGGAGGGGCTATTGCGAATACTGGTACAATCACTATTACAAATAGTACGTTCTCTAACAACAGTAATCCGCAAATAACTGGTGCATCTGACCCAACTTGTAACGACGATGACGATGACGACGATGACGACGATGATTAGGGACACCTTTCCTTATCATCAATGTGGAAAACGCTTCC
This genomic interval from Gottfriedia acidiceleris contains the following:
- a CDS encoding beta strand repeat-containing protein; the encoded protein is MATITVTNTNDSGPGSLRDAVAIANPGDTIVFAGPVRSGTIILSSPIVINKTLTISGPGPTISGSSTRIFNISGANTVTISNLTFENGNDITGGAILNDGATLNVIRSTFLNNHSSQSGGAIANQNSGVVNISNSMFSGNTSNFGGAIGNFPNSTVNITNSMFFNNSATSNGGAIANDGIVNITNSMFSGNTASGRGGAIANDGTLTIMRSTFTGNSAPNGDGGAIANFGSGKVSITNSTFTNNSAPNGVGGAISNSDSGSEVTVTNSTFSGNSSNFGGAIGNFSGSTVNITNSTFSNNSATRNGGAITNDGTLIVMRSTFTNNSALNGDGGAISNTGTATIDRSTFTNNSAPNGVGGAIKNAGTMTVDRSTFNGNTATSGGAIANTGTITITNSTFSNNSNPQITGASDPTCNDDDDDDDDDDD